One region of Salvelinus namaycush isolate Seneca chromosome 3, SaNama_1.0, whole genome shotgun sequence genomic DNA includes:
- the LOC120044845 gene encoding cytochrome P450 2K1-like, which yields MSLIEVLLQTSSTVTLLGALLFLLALYCLSSDSNSEEQGKAPPGPRPLPLLGNMLQLDLKRPYRTLCKLSKKYGSVFTVHFGPTKVVILAGYKTVKQALVNHAEEFGDRGMLPVLYDFTNGHGILFGNGDSWKEMRHFALANLRDFGMGKKGSEEKISEEIHYLIEVLEKHEGKAFDTTQPLSYAVANVISNIVYGSRFEYSDSKFRATVDRANENLRIAGSVSVQLYNMFPWLGPWLKSRKLLLKNIENNKKEMGELVRGLKETLNPQMCRGFVDSFLVRKQTLEV from the exons aTGTCTCTTATAGAAGTTCTTCTCCAGACATCGAGTACGGTGACACTGCTGGGGGCTCTGCTGTTTCTGCTGGCTCTTTACTGCCTCTCCTCTGATTCCAACTCTGAGGAACAGGGGAAGGCGCCTCCAGGACCCAGGCCTCTGCCCCTGCTTGGTAACATGCTCCAGCTGGATCTCAAGAGGCCCTACCGCACCCTCTGTAAG CTGTCCAAGAAATATGGGTCTGTTTTCACGGTTCACTTTGGACCCACAAAAGTGGTCATCCTGGCAGGATACAAGACGGTCAAGCAGGCGCTGGTCAACCATGCAGAGGAGTTTGGGGACAGGGGCATGCTTCCTGTGTTGTATGACTTCACCAATGGACAtg GTATTCTGTTTGGCAATGGTGACTCATGGAAAGAGATGAGGCACTTTGCCCTGGCGAACCTTAGAGACTTTGGGATGGGCAAGAAAGGGAGTGAGGAGAAAATCTCAGAGGAAATTCACTACCTGATTGAAGTGTTGGAAAAACATGAGG GTAAAGCATTTGACACAACCCAGCCATTGAGTTATGCTGTCGCCAACGTAATCTCCAACATTGTGTACGGCAGCAGGTTTGAATACTCTGACTCCAAGTTCCGAGCCACAGTGGATCGAGCCAATGAGAACCTACGAATTGCAGGCTCTGTTTCAGTTCAG TTGTACAACATGTTCCCCTGGCTGGGCCCTTGGCTGAAAAGCAGGAAGCTTTTGTTGAAGAATATTGAGAACAACAAGAAGGAGATGGGGGAGCTGGTGAGGGGGCTGAAGGAGACTCTCAACCCTCAAATGTGTAGAGGCTTTGTGGACTCGTTCCTTGTCCGAAAGCAGACCCTGGAGGTATGA